A genomic region of Noviherbaspirillum sp. L7-7A contains the following coding sequences:
- a CDS encoding metal-dependent hydrolase codes for MTDLVVRRLLIDLEAPFARHWCGGDAFRTAFFNALSMSFPIGEQFFIDSVRNGYKALPAAEQPKYKAEVQGFVGQEATHRRIHSLFNAHLERQGLVNAWGPRAERRLKLMEGVHPLHWLAITAANEHFTAIFAEWMLENSDLLDDAEPRLKTMWLWHSAEESEHKSTAFDLYQALGGNHEWRIRWFRRVTFIFLGDTLRQTINNLRRDGTLWKWGTWKSGISYLFGRRGLLRNSYGPWRDYLRRDFHPSQQESELSRRWLADNASAYTAVGA; via the coding sequence ATGACCGATCTCGTTGTCCGCCGTCTTCTCATTGACCTGGAAGCCCCGTTCGCCCGCCACTGGTGCGGCGGCGATGCCTTCAGGACGGCCTTCTTCAACGCGCTGTCCATGAGCTTTCCCATCGGTGAGCAGTTCTTCATCGATTCGGTGCGCAACGGCTACAAGGCGCTGCCTGCCGCAGAGCAGCCGAAGTATAAGGCGGAAGTGCAGGGATTCGTAGGCCAGGAAGCAACCCATCGCCGCATTCATTCCCTGTTCAACGCCCATCTGGAGCGACAGGGCCTGGTCAATGCATGGGGACCGCGCGCCGAGCGCCGCCTGAAGCTGATGGAAGGCGTGCATCCGCTGCACTGGCTGGCCATTACCGCGGCGAACGAGCATTTCACCGCGATCTTCGCCGAGTGGATGCTGGAGAACAGCGACCTGCTGGACGACGCCGAGCCACGCCTGAAGACCATGTGGCTGTGGCACAGCGCCGAAGAGTCGGAACACAAGAGCACCGCCTTTGACCTGTATCAGGCGCTGGGCGGCAATCATGAATGGCGCATCCGCTGGTTCCGCCGCGTCACCTTCATTTTCCTTGGCGACACCCTGCGTCAGACCATCAACAATCTGCGTCGCGACGGCACGCTGTGGAAGTGGGGCACCTGGAAGAGCGGCATCAGCTACCTGTTCGGCCGTCGCGGCCTGCTGCGCAACAGCTACGGCCCATGGCGCGACTATCTGCGCCGCGATTTCCATCCCAGCCAGCAGGAAAGCGAGCTGTCGCGCCGCTGGCTG